A stretch of Nonomuraea africana DNA encodes these proteins:
- a CDS encoding carbohydrate ABC transporter permease translates to MDFDLAAESPKLTQLLIGVVAFLAVVGLVLLLLDRAPMRQKARLHAAILLAPAVVLLAIGLVVPAVRTTLLSFMSGDGSGFVGLDNYVWMFTQLEAVTVLRNTLIWLVLMPVLVTAIGLVYAVIVDRSRFESLAKTLVFLPMAISFVGAGIIWKFVYAYRPEGADQIGLLNQIVVWFGGEPRQWLLDPPLNTLFLIVVMVWIQAGFATVVLSAAIKGIPSDIVEAARLDGAGPAQMFFRVTLPSIRPAVIVVLVTQSIGTLKLFDIVRTMTGGQFDTSVIANEMYNQAFRYGETGKGAALAVFLFVLVTPIVAYQIRTRRALR, encoded by the coding sequence CTGGACTTCGATCTGGCCGCCGAATCTCCCAAGCTGACCCAGCTGCTGATCGGCGTCGTCGCGTTCCTCGCGGTCGTCGGCCTGGTTCTGCTGCTCCTCGACCGGGCGCCGATGCGGCAGAAGGCCCGCCTGCACGCGGCGATCCTGCTCGCCCCCGCCGTCGTGCTGCTGGCCATCGGCCTGGTCGTGCCGGCCGTGCGCACGACGCTGCTGTCGTTCATGAGCGGCGACGGCAGCGGCTTCGTCGGCCTCGACAACTACGTGTGGATGTTCACCCAGCTCGAGGCCGTCACGGTGCTGCGCAACACGCTCATCTGGCTCGTCCTCATGCCGGTGCTGGTGACCGCGATCGGCCTGGTCTACGCGGTGATCGTGGACCGCAGCAGGTTCGAGTCGCTGGCCAAGACGCTGGTCTTCCTGCCGATGGCCATCTCGTTCGTCGGCGCGGGGATCATCTGGAAGTTCGTCTACGCCTACCGGCCCGAGGGCGCCGACCAGATCGGCCTGCTCAACCAGATCGTGGTGTGGTTCGGCGGCGAGCCCCGGCAGTGGCTGCTCGACCCGCCGCTCAACACGCTGTTCCTCATCGTGGTGATGGTGTGGATCCAGGCGGGTTTCGCCACGGTCGTCCTGTCGGCGGCGATCAAGGGCATCCCCTCCGACATCGTGGAGGCGGCCAGGCTCGACGGCGCGGGCCCGGCGCAGATGTTCTTCAGGGTGACGCTGCCGTCGATCAGGCCCGCGGTGATCGTCGTGCTGGTCACCCAGTCGATCGGCACGCTGAAGCTCTTCGACATCGTCCGCACGATGACCGGCGGGCAGTTCGACACCAGCGTCATCGCCAACGAGATGTACAACCAGGCCTTCCGCTACGGAGAGACGGGCAAGGGCGCCGCGCTGGCAGTCTTCCTCTTCGTGCTGGTCACGCCGATCGTCGCCTACCAGATCAGGACCAGGAGGGCCCTCCGATGA
- a CDS encoding ABC transporter substrate-binding protein: protein MAIASRLLVGAVGLALVATGCGSTPTNPRAEGGTSADCAAYSAYGKHDGKKVSVYSPIRDAEADLFQQNWKQFEKCTGMKITYEGTGEFEAQIQVRSDGGNPPDLAFFPQPGLLARFAKAGKLKPAPAEVKTLAEQGWSKDWLDYGTVDGTFYAAPLGASVKSFVWYSPSTFQEKGWQVPKTWDELMTLTETIAASGVKPWCAGIESGEATGWPATDWIEDVILRELGPEEYDRWVAHELKFNDPKVVAAVDKVGAILKNDKYVNGGYGPVKSIASTAFQEGGVPITTGKCAMHRQASFYANFWPEGTKVAQDGDVFAFYLPGKDASSKPVLGAGEFVAAFADRPEVKAFQRFLATADHANARMKLGTYVSANKGVDLANAQNPIDKLSMEMLRDPATVFRFDGSDLMPAAVGSGTFWKGMTDWINGKDTKTVLDFIDASWPTS from the coding sequence ATGGCGATTGCCTCCCGACTACTCGTCGGGGCCGTCGGTCTGGCGCTGGTCGCCACCGGCTGCGGCTCCACTCCCACCAACCCGCGGGCCGAGGGGGGCACGTCGGCCGACTGCGCCGCCTACTCCGCGTACGGCAAGCACGACGGCAAGAAGGTCAGCGTCTACTCCCCCATCCGCGACGCCGAGGCCGACCTCTTCCAGCAGAACTGGAAGCAGTTCGAGAAGTGCACCGGCATGAAGATCACCTACGAGGGCACCGGCGAGTTCGAGGCGCAGATCCAGGTTCGCTCCGACGGCGGCAACCCGCCCGACCTGGCCTTCTTCCCCCAGCCCGGCCTCCTGGCCCGCTTCGCCAAGGCGGGCAAGCTGAAGCCGGCCCCCGCCGAGGTCAAGACGCTGGCCGAGCAGGGCTGGTCCAAGGACTGGCTCGACTACGGCACGGTCGACGGCACCTTCTACGCCGCGCCGCTGGGCGCCAGCGTGAAGTCCTTCGTCTGGTACTCGCCCTCGACCTTCCAGGAGAAGGGCTGGCAGGTCCCGAAGACGTGGGACGAGCTGATGACGCTCACCGAGACGATCGCGGCGAGCGGCGTCAAGCCGTGGTGCGCGGGCATCGAGTCCGGCGAGGCCACGGGCTGGCCCGCGACCGACTGGATCGAGGACGTCATCCTGCGCGAGCTCGGCCCCGAGGAGTACGACAGGTGGGTCGCGCACGAACTGAAGTTCAACGACCCCAAGGTCGTCGCGGCTGTGGACAAGGTCGGCGCGATCCTCAAGAACGACAAGTACGTCAACGGCGGCTACGGTCCCGTCAAGTCGATCGCCAGCACCGCCTTCCAGGAGGGCGGCGTGCCGATCACCACCGGCAAGTGCGCGATGCACCGCCAGGCCTCCTTCTACGCCAACTTCTGGCCGGAGGGCACGAAGGTCGCGCAGGACGGCGACGTCTTCGCCTTCTATCTGCCGGGCAAGGACGCCTCCAGCAAGCCGGTGCTCGGCGCGGGCGAGTTCGTCGCGGCCTTCGCCGACCGGCCCGAGGTCAAGGCGTTCCAGCGGTTCCTGGCCACCGCCGACCACGCCAACGCCAGGATGAAGCTCGGCACCTACGTCTCCGCCAACAAGGGCGTGGACCTGGCGAACGCGCAGAACCCGATCGACAAGCTGTCGATGGAGATGCTGAGGGACCCGGCGACGGTGTTCAGGTTCGACGGCTCGGACCTCATGCCGGCCGCCGTCGGGTCCGGCACCTTCTGGAAGGGCATGACCGACTGGATCAACGGCAAGGACACCAAGACGGTGCTCGACTTCATCGACGCCTCCTGGCCCACGTCCTGA
- a CDS encoding GH1 family beta-glucosidase, whose translation MTITTMETRGTVVFPDDFVWGAATASYQIEGAAKEDGRGPSIWDTFSATPGKVREGDTGEVACDHYHRYRDDVALMKDLGLNAYRFSVAWPRIQPTGSGAANQAGLAFYDRLVDALLDAGITPYVTLYHWDLPQTLEDLGGWTSRDTAYRFADYAAIVHDRLGDRVSHWTTLNEPWVSAFLGYGNGVHAPGRTSAHDALRAAHHLLLGHGLAARALRAADAEEIMLVVNSAPVLTPAQVNDPAAAVSAADAAAADRVHALLTRQFLDPALLGRYPAEVLEAAGRNGGTAHILDGDLEIINAPIDLVGINYYNPCVVEDGPGLPADAAWPGSEGVRFASAEAPVTAMGWPIVPSGLSRLLVRLSSDYPRVGLMVTENGAAFDDVVEDGRVHDGARLAYLEGHLRAAHAAIAQGADLRGYLVWSLLDNFEWAEGYGRRFGVVHVDYTTQARTPKDSALWYRDVITRNGL comes from the coding sequence ATGACGATCACGACCATGGAGACTCGGGGGACCGTGGTCTTCCCGGACGACTTCGTCTGGGGCGCGGCGACCGCGTCCTACCAGATCGAGGGCGCGGCCAAGGAGGACGGGCGGGGCCCGTCGATCTGGGACACCTTCTCCGCCACACCCGGCAAGGTGCGTGAAGGCGACACCGGCGAGGTGGCCTGCGACCACTACCACCGCTACCGCGACGACGTGGCGCTCATGAAGGACCTGGGGCTGAACGCCTACCGGTTCTCCGTCGCCTGGCCGCGGATCCAGCCCACCGGTTCGGGGGCGGCCAACCAGGCGGGGCTCGCCTTCTACGACAGGCTCGTGGACGCGCTGCTCGACGCTGGCATCACGCCCTATGTCACGCTCTATCACTGGGATCTGCCGCAGACGCTCGAGGATCTCGGCGGCTGGACCTCCCGCGACACCGCCTACCGGTTCGCCGACTACGCCGCGATCGTGCACGACCGGCTCGGCGACAGGGTGAGCCACTGGACCACGCTCAACGAGCCGTGGGTCTCGGCCTTCCTGGGCTACGGGAACGGCGTGCACGCGCCCGGCCGTACCTCCGCTCATGACGCGCTCAGGGCCGCGCACCACCTGCTGCTCGGACACGGGCTCGCGGCCAGGGCGCTGCGCGCGGCGGACGCCGAAGAGATCATGCTGGTGGTCAACTCGGCTCCCGTGCTGACGCCCGCCCAGGTGAACGACCCCGCAGCGGCGGTGTCTGCGGCCGACGCGGCGGCCGCCGACCGTGTCCACGCGCTGCTGACCCGTCAGTTCCTCGACCCCGCGCTGCTCGGCCGCTATCCCGCGGAGGTGCTGGAGGCCGCCGGGCGGAACGGCGGCACCGCGCACATCCTGGACGGCGACCTGGAGATCATCAACGCGCCGATCGACCTCGTGGGGATCAACTACTACAACCCCTGCGTGGTCGAGGACGGGCCCGGGCTGCCCGCCGACGCCGCCTGGCCCGGCTCGGAGGGCGTGCGCTTCGCGTCCGCGGAGGCCCCCGTCACCGCGATGGGCTGGCCGATCGTGCCCAGCGGCCTGAGCCGCCTGCTGGTCCGGCTGTCGAGCGACTACCCGCGGGTCGGCCTCATGGTCACCGAGAACGGCGCGGCCTTCGACGACGTGGTGGAGGACGGCAGGGTTCACGACGGCGCACGACTCGCCTACCTGGAAGGGCACCTGCGCGCCGCGCACGCGGCCATCGCGCAGGGCGCCGACCTGCGCGGCTACCTGGTGTGGTCGCTGCTGGACAACTTCGAGTGGGCCGAGGGCTACGGCCGCAGGTTCGGCGTCGTCCACGTCGACTACACCACCCAGGCGCGCACCCCCAAGGACAGCGCCCTGTGGTACCGGGACGTGATCACCCGTAACGGTCTGTGA
- a CDS encoding carbohydrate ABC transporter permease: MRRRLTYLTLLAVAFFSVFPLYYSVVVASRHNSALAEVPPPLLPGGNFFANVARVFDTVPFAMALLNSFLVAGSIAVAVMFFSTLAGFAFAKLSFRGKNILLLVTVATMMVPAQLGIIPLYMLMVKIEWTGSMYALVVPALVNAFGVFFMTQYLSRALPTELLEAGRVDGATTWRLFWHVVLPTARPAAAVLGMLTFMSAWNDYFWPLVVLTPENPTVQVALSTLASGYVNDYVLGLSGTAVGTLPLILVFIVLGKQIIGGIMQGAVKG, translated from the coding sequence ATGAGACGACGCCTCACCTACCTGACGCTGCTGGCGGTGGCGTTCTTCTCGGTCTTCCCGCTCTACTACAGCGTCGTGGTCGCCTCGCGGCACAACTCGGCGCTGGCCGAAGTGCCGCCGCCGCTGCTGCCCGGCGGCAACTTCTTCGCCAACGTGGCGCGGGTCTTCGACACGGTGCCCTTCGCCATGGCGCTGCTCAACTCGTTCCTGGTGGCCGGGTCGATCGCGGTCGCGGTGATGTTCTTCTCGACGCTGGCGGGGTTCGCCTTCGCCAAGCTGAGCTTCCGGGGCAAGAACATCCTGCTGCTGGTCACGGTGGCCACCATGATGGTTCCGGCGCAGCTCGGCATCATCCCGCTCTACATGCTCATGGTGAAGATCGAGTGGACCGGCTCGATGTACGCCCTGGTGGTGCCCGCGCTGGTGAACGCGTTCGGGGTGTTCTTCATGACGCAGTACCTGTCGCGCGCGCTGCCCACCGAGTTGCTGGAGGCGGGGCGGGTGGACGGCGCGACCACGTGGCGGCTGTTCTGGCACGTGGTGCTGCCCACGGCCCGGCCCGCGGCGGCCGTGCTCGGGATGCTCACGTTCATGTCGGCGTGGAACGACTACTTCTGGCCGCTGGTGGTCCTGACCCCGGAGAACCCGACGGTGCAGGTGGCGCTCTCGACGCTGGCCAGCGGCTACGTCAACGACTACGTGCTCGGGCTGTCGGGGACGGCGGTGGGCACCCTGCCGCTGATCCTCGTCTTCATCGTGCTCGGCAAGCAGATCATCGGAGGAATCATGCAAGGAGCTGTCAAGGGATGA
- a CDS encoding carbohydrate ABC transporter permease: MATLQATARRGHRRLVRHTLDLKLSPYAYIAPFFLLFCAFGVFPLIFTAWVSLHEWTLTSDVHTFVGADNFTTLLGDGYFWNATFNTFSIGIISTVPQLVLAIWLAHLLNRPLRAQTFFRITLLVPNVTSVVAVVVIFSQLFGRDYGLINWMLSWFGIDGVAWAEGTATSHVAISAMIMWRWTGYNALIFLAAMQAVPKELYEAATLDGASNLTQLRKITIPMIRPTIVFVVTVSTIGAMQILAEPLLFGAGSGAGGITSGGPDHQFQTLALYVYDLGFNKFDFGYASAASWVMFLFVVLAAGVNYLLTRRMGGAFK, from the coding sequence ATGGCCACGCTCCAAGCCACGGCGCGGCGCGGGCACCGGCGGCTGGTCAGGCACACGCTCGACCTCAAGCTGTCGCCCTACGCCTACATCGCCCCCTTCTTCCTGCTGTTCTGCGCGTTCGGTGTCTTCCCGCTGATCTTCACCGCGTGGGTGAGCCTGCACGAGTGGACGCTCACCTCCGACGTGCACACCTTCGTCGGGGCGGACAACTTCACCACCCTGCTCGGCGACGGCTACTTCTGGAACGCCACGTTCAACACCTTCTCGATCGGCATCATCTCCACCGTGCCGCAGCTGGTGCTGGCCATCTGGCTGGCGCACCTGCTCAACCGCCCGCTGCGGGCGCAGACGTTCTTCCGCATCACGCTGTTGGTGCCCAACGTGACCAGCGTGGTCGCCGTCGTGGTCATCTTCAGCCAGCTGTTCGGGCGCGACTACGGGCTGATCAACTGGATGCTGTCGTGGTTCGGGATCGACGGCGTCGCGTGGGCGGAGGGCACCGCCACCTCGCACGTGGCCATCTCCGCGATGATCATGTGGAGGTGGACGGGCTACAACGCGCTGATCTTCCTGGCCGCGATGCAGGCCGTGCCGAAGGAGCTGTACGAGGCGGCGACGCTCGACGGGGCGTCCAACCTGACGCAGCTGCGGAAGATCACCATCCCGATGATCAGGCCGACGATCGTCTTCGTCGTCACGGTCTCGACGATCGGCGCGATGCAGATCCTGGCCGAGCCGCTGCTGTTCGGCGCCGGCAGCGGCGCGGGCGGCATCACCAGCGGCGGCCCCGACCACCAGTTCCAGACCCTCGCCCTCTACGTCTACGACCTGGGCTTCAACAAGTTCGACTTCGGCTACGCCTCGGCCGCCTCCTGGGTGATGTTCCTGTTCGTGGTGCTGGCCGCCGGGGTGAACTACCTGCTGACCCGTCGCATGGGAGGTGCCTTTAAATGA
- a CDS encoding extracellular solute-binding protein encodes MATPYSQARRFGRLAVPVLTASALALALAACGGEAPSATTAGKPAEKVTLSIALFGDFGFKPLYEEYKKTHPNVEIVERVTQFNDHHNNLVKRLATNAGAADVEAVEVGYISSFTAQADKFHDLKQYGLDKRQSDYLDWKWQQGLSKDGSKLLGLGTDVGGLAMCYRKDLFEKAGLPTDREKVAELWPTWEQYIETGKKFASGVKDAKFVDSPGEIFRAIVNQAPVGLYDAQDQIVVATNPEVKKAWDLSNQLTQNDLTAKLAAFSPPWNTGFAKGSFATIICPAWMTGYIQEQAKDATGKWDIAKVPGGSGNSGGSHLMLPKQGKHPKEAAELIDFLTSKDNQARVFKEEGTFPSIPALYDDPSIQSFTKPFFGDAPIGKIYSDAARNLKPQHLGPKEGDVRIAIGDGLGRVEQGKQTPDEAWAQVVADVQKIK; translated from the coding sequence ATGGCCACGCCGTACTCCCAGGCTCGCCGCTTCGGTCGGCTCGCCGTACCGGTGCTCACCGCGTCCGCGCTCGCCCTCGCTCTCGCCGCCTGTGGCGGCGAGGCTCCCAGCGCCACCACCGCAGGCAAGCCCGCGGAGAAGGTGACGCTCAGCATCGCCCTCTTCGGCGACTTCGGCTTCAAGCCGTTGTACGAGGAGTACAAGAAGACGCACCCCAACGTGGAGATCGTCGAGCGGGTCACGCAGTTCAACGACCACCACAACAACCTTGTCAAGCGGCTGGCCACGAACGCGGGCGCGGCCGACGTCGAGGCCGTGGAGGTCGGCTACATCAGCTCGTTCACCGCCCAGGCCGACAAGTTCCACGACCTCAAGCAGTACGGCCTGGACAAGCGCCAGAGCGACTACCTCGACTGGAAGTGGCAGCAGGGCCTGTCGAAGGACGGCTCGAAGCTGCTCGGCCTCGGCACCGACGTCGGCGGCCTGGCCATGTGCTACCGCAAGGACCTGTTCGAGAAGGCGGGCCTGCCGACCGACCGCGAGAAGGTCGCCGAGCTCTGGCCCACGTGGGAGCAGTACATCGAGACCGGCAAGAAGTTCGCGAGCGGTGTCAAGGACGCCAAGTTCGTCGACTCCCCCGGCGAGATCTTCCGCGCGATCGTCAACCAGGCGCCCGTCGGGCTCTACGACGCCCAGGACCAGATCGTCGTCGCGACCAACCCCGAGGTGAAGAAGGCCTGGGACCTGTCCAACCAGCTCACCCAGAACGACCTGACCGCCAAGCTCGCCGCCTTCTCCCCGCCGTGGAACACCGGTTTCGCCAAGGGCTCGTTCGCCACGATCATCTGCCCCGCCTGGATGACCGGCTACATCCAGGAGCAGGCGAAGGACGCCACGGGCAAGTGGGATATCGCGAAGGTCCCCGGCGGTTCGGGCAACAGCGGCGGCTCCCACCTGATGCTCCCCAAGCAGGGCAAGCACCCCAAGGAGGCGGCCGAGCTGATCGACTTCCTCACCTCGAAGGACAACCAGGCGAGGGTGTTCAAGGAGGAGGGCACGTTCCCCTCGATCCCGGCGCTGTACGACGACCCCTCGATCCAGAGCTTCACCAAGCCGTTCTTCGGTGACGCGCCGATCGGCAAGATCTACTCCGACGCGGCGCGCAACCTCAAGCCGCAGCACCTCGGCCCGAAGGAGGGCGACGTGCGCATCGCCATCGGCGACGGCCTCGGCCGGGTCGAGCAGGGCAAGCAGACACCCGACGAGGCGTGGGCGCAGGTCGTCGCGGACGTCCAGAAGATCAAGTAG
- a CDS encoding serine/threonine-protein kinase, protein MVIGDRYELDDLPLGRGAMGAVYRGHDRRLDRRVAVKLLHPLPGKGPDEELERRFIREARILARLEHPGAPVLYDFGTHEQRLYQVMQFIDGVTVADLVSEHGALPVPWAVAIAAQACAVLSAAHALEICHRDLKPTNLMLCPDGSVKVLDFGLAMRRETDGSQFTRIGQILGTPAYMAPEQIQRGVAEPRSDLYSLGCVLHEMLTGRQLFTGPTEYVVFEKQVKERPPTVPGLPSALEKVLSDVLEKSVEDRPEHANELYERLEPFAVDLPMLPGFLTSPVVPSPGRMYARMAGRVLA, encoded by the coding sequence ATGGTCATCGGTGACCGCTATGAGCTCGACGACCTGCCCCTGGGCCGAGGTGCGATGGGCGCCGTCTACCGCGGCCACGACCGTCGTCTCGATCGCCGGGTGGCCGTGAAGCTGCTCCACCCTCTCCCCGGCAAGGGCCCTGACGAGGAGCTCGAGCGCAGGTTCATCAGGGAAGCGCGCATCCTGGCCCGCCTCGAGCACCCCGGCGCGCCCGTCCTGTACGACTTCGGCACCCACGAACAGCGGCTCTACCAGGTGATGCAGTTCATCGACGGGGTCACCGTGGCCGACCTGGTCAGCGAGCACGGCGCGCTGCCGGTGCCGTGGGCGGTGGCGATCGCCGCCCAGGCGTGCGCGGTGCTGTCGGCGGCCCACGCCCTGGAGATCTGCCATCGCGACCTGAAGCCGACGAACCTCATGCTCTGCCCCGACGGCAGCGTGAAGGTGCTCGACTTCGGGCTGGCGATGCGCCGGGAGACGGACGGCTCGCAGTTCACCAGGATCGGGCAGATTCTCGGCACGCCCGCGTACATGGCGCCCGAGCAGATCCAGCGGGGTGTCGCCGAGCCGCGCAGCGACCTCTACTCGCTCGGCTGCGTGCTGCACGAGATGCTGACCGGGCGGCAGCTGTTCACCGGGCCGACGGAGTACGTCGTCTTCGAGAAGCAGGTCAAGGAGCGGCCGCCGACGGTGCCCGGGCTGCCCTCGGCGCTGGAGAAGGTGCTGTCGGACGTGCTGGAGAAGTCCGTGGAGGACCGGCCTGAGCACGCCAACGAGCTGTACGAGCGGCTGGAGCCGTTCGCGGTGGACCTGCCGATGCTGCCCGGCTTCCTGACCTCGCCCGTGGTGCCGAGCCCGGGCCGGATGTACGCCAGGATGGCCGGCCGCGTCCTCGCCTGA
- a CDS encoding GtrA family protein — protein sequence MRLGKRLYQWFAALVHELTKFGVVGALAFVIDTGMLNLFNVVVGIGPLTSKVLATVISATFAYAGNRLWTFRHREQSGLGREYFLFFLLNGIALLFGLLVIGFVTYTLKLTDPLSMNIANIVGVGLGTLFRFWSYRRWVFLEATTPIPVELPEVKQPR from the coding sequence GTGAGGTTGGGGAAACGCCTCTACCAGTGGTTCGCCGCCCTGGTTCATGAGCTCACCAAGTTCGGCGTCGTCGGCGCCCTGGCGTTCGTCATCGACACGGGCATGCTCAACCTGTTCAACGTGGTCGTCGGCATAGGCCCGCTGACCTCCAAGGTGCTCGCCACGGTGATCTCGGCGACCTTCGCCTACGCGGGCAACCGCCTCTGGACCTTCCGCCACCGCGAGCAGAGCGGCCTCGGCCGCGAATACTTCCTGTTCTTCCTGCTCAACGGCATCGCGCTGCTGTTCGGGTTGCTGGTGATCGGCTTCGTCACCTACACGCTCAAGCTGACCGACCCGCTCAGCATGAACATCGCCAACATCGTCGGTGTCGGCCTGGGCACGCTGTTCCGGTTCTGGTCCTACCGACGCTGGGTCTTCCTCGAGGCCACCACGCCCATCCCCGTGGAGCTCCCCGAGGTCAAGCAGCCCCGCTAG